A DNA window from Clavibacter sepedonicus contains the following coding sequences:
- the glgA gene encoding glycogen synthase produces MRADVITKEYPPEVYGGAGVHVTELVKAMRQRTEVVVRAFGAPREEPGVFSYPVPAELAGANATLQTMAVDLAIASDVAGADVVHSHTWYANHAGHVASMLHGIPHVVTAHSLEPLRPWKAEQLGGGYRVSSWIERTAYEAADAVIAVSDGMKRDILRSYPALDEARVHTVYNGIDLESWKPVHDDELVRSLGIDPSRPSVVFVGRITRQKGLPYLLRAAALLPADVQMVLCAGAPDTPQIMEEVTALVRGLQEGRSGVVWIDRLLPRRELSAVLTAATVFVCPSVYEPLGIVNLEAMACGAPVVGTATGGIPEVVDDGVTGRLVPIDQATDGTGTPTDPERFVRDLAATLTEVVQDPGTAMRMGEAGLVRAEREFGWDRIARQTEAIYASILR; encoded by the coding sequence ATGCGAGCAGACGTGATCACCAAGGAGTATCCGCCCGAGGTCTACGGGGGTGCCGGCGTCCATGTCACGGAGCTCGTCAAGGCCATGCGGCAGCGGACCGAGGTCGTCGTCCGCGCGTTCGGGGCGCCCCGCGAGGAGCCCGGCGTCTTCTCCTACCCCGTCCCGGCGGAGCTCGCGGGCGCCAACGCGACGCTGCAGACGATGGCCGTCGACCTCGCCATCGCGAGCGACGTCGCGGGCGCCGACGTCGTCCACTCGCACACCTGGTACGCGAACCACGCGGGCCACGTCGCGTCGATGCTGCACGGGATTCCGCACGTCGTCACCGCGCACAGCCTCGAGCCGCTGCGCCCCTGGAAGGCCGAGCAGCTGGGCGGCGGCTACCGCGTCTCCAGCTGGATCGAGCGCACCGCGTACGAGGCGGCGGACGCCGTCATCGCCGTGAGCGACGGCATGAAGCGCGACATCCTCCGCTCCTACCCGGCCCTCGACGAGGCCCGGGTGCACACGGTCTACAACGGCATCGACCTCGAGTCGTGGAAGCCCGTGCACGACGACGAGCTCGTGCGCTCGCTCGGCATCGACCCGTCGCGGCCCTCGGTCGTGTTCGTCGGCCGGATCACCCGCCAGAAGGGCCTGCCCTACCTGCTGCGTGCGGCCGCGCTGCTTCCCGCAGACGTGCAGATGGTGCTGTGCGCGGGTGCGCCCGACACCCCGCAGATCATGGAGGAGGTCACGGCCCTCGTCCGCGGCCTGCAGGAGGGGCGCTCCGGCGTGGTGTGGATCGACCGCCTCCTGCCGCGACGCGAGCTGTCCGCCGTGCTCACCGCCGCCACTGTCTTCGTCTGCCCGTCGGTATACGAGCCGCTCGGCATCGTGAACCTCGAGGCCATGGCCTGCGGCGCTCCCGTCGTCGGCACCGCGACGGGCGGGATCCCGGAGGTCGTCGACGACGGCGTCACCGGCCGCCTCGTCCCCATCGACCAGGCGACCGATGGCACGGGCACGCCCACCGACCCCGAGCGCTTCGTCCGCGACCTCGCCGCGACCCTCACCGAGGTGGTTCAGGACCCGGGGACCGCGATGCGCATGGGCGAGGCGGGGCTCGTGCGCGCCGAGCGGGAGTTCGGGTGGGACCGCATCGCCCGCCAGACCGAGGCGATCTACGCGTCGATCCTGCGCTGA
- a CDS encoding D-alanyl-D-alanine carboxypeptidase family protein, with the protein MSRVRRVTLAGVAAALIVSAGVYVPVTLTADPPAAVAQVDAPSPVVNVPTPESWPADGVSAVGAIGFDGVLATNEAAPVSRPMASITKTVTALVVLEAKPLAPGEDGPQVTFTAEDEALRGEILKQDGIVEPAVPGTSLSQRDLLEGALLASANNYAAALGVWAYGSNDAFVAAANAWLADQGLTGTHVADAMGLSPETVSTTADLVRIGEMVLADPVLSGIVDQRSADVAGVGTVENRNMLADVPGFRGIKTGTLEQAGKCLLWAVDTKVGDRDVTLVGVTLGARDHAELARQVTALLPTVTANLHVVQVATAGEPFADYTTAWGATAQAVAGEDESLLVWGDTPVTTTVEASGSGEAPAGTAVGTATVTAGQQTVRVPLALDRAIPGPDGWWRLGNPGELLG; encoded by the coding sequence GTGAGCCGCGTCCGCCGCGTCACCCTGGCCGGCGTCGCCGCGGCGCTCATCGTCTCCGCGGGTGTGTACGTCCCCGTCACCCTCACGGCGGATCCGCCCGCCGCGGTCGCCCAGGTCGACGCCCCGTCGCCCGTCGTCAACGTCCCCACGCCCGAGAGCTGGCCGGCCGATGGCGTCTCCGCCGTCGGCGCCATCGGGTTCGACGGCGTCCTCGCGACGAACGAGGCCGCGCCCGTGTCCCGGCCGATGGCGAGCATCACCAAGACCGTGACGGCCCTCGTCGTGCTGGAGGCGAAGCCGCTCGCGCCCGGCGAGGACGGGCCGCAGGTCACCTTCACCGCCGAGGACGAGGCGCTCCGCGGCGAGATCCTCAAGCAGGACGGGATCGTCGAGCCCGCCGTGCCGGGCACGAGCCTCTCGCAGCGGGACCTCCTGGAGGGCGCCCTGCTCGCGAGCGCCAACAACTACGCGGCGGCGCTCGGGGTCTGGGCGTACGGCTCGAACGACGCCTTCGTCGCGGCCGCGAACGCCTGGCTCGCCGACCAGGGCCTCACAGGCACGCACGTCGCGGACGCGATGGGCCTCTCGCCCGAGACCGTGAGCACGACGGCCGACCTCGTCCGCATCGGCGAGATGGTGCTCGCCGACCCGGTGCTCTCGGGCATCGTCGACCAGCGCAGCGCCGACGTGGCGGGGGTGGGGACCGTGGAGAACCGCAACATGCTCGCGGACGTCCCCGGGTTCCGCGGCATCAAGACCGGCACGCTCGAGCAGGCGGGCAAGTGCCTGCTCTGGGCGGTGGACACGAAGGTCGGCGACCGGGACGTGACCCTGGTGGGCGTGACCCTCGGCGCGCGGGACCACGCGGAGCTCGCCAGGCAGGTGACGGCGCTGCTGCCGACGGTCACGGCGAACCTGCACGTCGTGCAGGTGGCCACGGCGGGGGAGCCGTTCGCCGACTACACGACCGCATGGGGCGCGACCGCCCAGGCCGTCGCCGGCGAGGACGAGTCGCTGCTCGTGTGGGGCGACACGCCCGTGACGACGACGGTCGAGGCATCCGGATCCGGGGAGGCCCCCGCCGGCACCGCGGTCGGCACGGCCACGGTCACGGCCGGGCAGCAGACGGTG
- a CDS encoding 3'-5' exonuclease, with protein MSSRWHDTLASFDLETTGVDVETARIVTACIVVLDAQGEVVERHDWLADPGVEIPAGAAAIHGVTTERARAEGRDAGAVVLEIVTTIREMFARGLALVVYNAPYDLTLLNREAVRHGVEPLRDTGPVIDPLVIDKAVDTYRRGKRTLSVAAEHYGVRLDDAHDAGADAIAAGRVAQAIAGRYADQLDIPVLDLHDRQVDWSRVQAESFQDYMRRTRDPAFTTSGAWPERHVGA; from the coding sequence ATGAGCTCCCGCTGGCACGACACCCTGGCCTCGTTCGACCTCGAGACGACGGGGGTGGACGTCGAGACCGCGCGCATCGTCACGGCGTGCATCGTCGTGCTCGACGCACAGGGCGAGGTCGTCGAGCGGCACGACTGGCTCGCGGATCCCGGCGTCGAGATCCCCGCGGGCGCAGCGGCCATCCACGGCGTCACGACGGAGCGCGCCCGGGCCGAGGGTCGCGACGCCGGCGCGGTCGTCCTCGAGATCGTCACCACCATCCGCGAGATGTTCGCGCGCGGTCTCGCGCTCGTCGTCTACAACGCGCCCTACGACCTCACGCTCCTCAACCGCGAGGCCGTGCGCCACGGGGTCGAGCCGCTGCGCGACACCGGCCCCGTCATCGACCCGCTCGTCATCGACAAGGCCGTGGACACCTACCGCCGCGGCAAGCGCACCCTGTCCGTCGCCGCCGAGCACTACGGCGTCCGGCTCGACGACGCGCACGACGCGGGCGCGGACGCCATCGCGGCCGGCCGGGTCGCCCAGGCCATCGCGGGGCGCTACGCCGACCAGCTCGACATCCCCGTCCTCGACCTGCACGACCGCCAGGTCGACTGGTCGCGCGTGCAGGCGGAGAGCTTCCAGGACTACATGCGGCGCACGCGGGATCCCGCCTTCACGACCTCCGGCGCCTGGCCCGAGCGGCACGTCGGCGCCTAG
- a CDS encoding ABC transporter ATP-binding protein produces the protein MSHVLSLSGVSFVRNGTTILDQVDWTVDGDERWVVLGPNGAGKTSLLQIASAMQHPSSGTATVLDHELGRVDVFELRSRIGFASTAMARRIPADETVLDVVLTAAYSVTGRWNEDYEDIDVRRAQRVLAEWRLGHLEQRRFGTLSDGEQKRVQIARSIMTDPELLLLDEPAASLDLGAREELLQLLGGYASAPEAPGIVMVTHHVEEIPRGFTHGLLLRDGAVVASGPLGDVVTAENLGRTFGLDLEVMQVDGRFTARASRR, from the coding sequence ATGAGCCACGTCCTCTCCCTGTCCGGAGTGTCCTTCGTCCGGAACGGGACGACCATCCTCGACCAGGTGGACTGGACGGTGGACGGCGACGAGCGCTGGGTCGTCCTCGGCCCGAACGGCGCGGGCAAGACGAGCCTCCTGCAGATCGCCTCCGCCATGCAGCACCCGTCCTCCGGCACCGCGACGGTGCTCGACCACGAGCTCGGCCGCGTCGACGTGTTCGAGCTGCGCTCGCGCATCGGCTTCGCGTCCACCGCGATGGCCCGCCGCATCCCCGCCGACGAGACCGTGCTCGACGTGGTGCTCACCGCGGCGTACTCGGTCACCGGCCGCTGGAACGAGGACTACGAGGACATCGACGTGCGTCGCGCCCAGCGCGTCCTCGCCGAGTGGCGCCTCGGCCACCTCGAGCAGCGCCGCTTCGGCACGCTGAGCGACGGCGAGCAGAAGCGCGTGCAGATCGCGCGCTCGATCATGACCGACCCCGAGCTGCTGCTCCTCGACGAGCCGGCCGCGAGCCTCGACCTCGGCGCGCGCGAGGAGCTGCTGCAGCTGCTCGGCGGCTACGCGTCGGCCCCCGAGGCTCCCGGCATCGTCATGGTCACGCACCACGTGGAGGAGATCCCGCGTGGCTTCACGCACGGCCTCCTCCTGCGCGACGGCGCGGTCGTCGCGTCCGGTCCGCTCGGGGATGTGGTGACGGCCGAGAACCTCGGCCGCACCTTCGGCCTCGACCTCGAGGTCATGCAGGTCGACGGGCGCTTCACCGCCCGCGCCAGCCGCCGCTGA
- a CDS encoding histidine phosphatase family protein yields MTRIVLVRHGRTAWNVERRVQGSSDIPLDDTGRAQAATAGALLAEGGAGWDAVHASPLSRAFETASIIAEHLALGGAPTTGPLPEPALAERRYGLAEGLTHTEIEARFPDGDVPGRETVESVTERAGAALLRLAERHPGGSIIAVSHGGVIAALARSLDASLVGRPGPMIENGSTHTFGVVDGELSLLRFGGIADLGSIADLDPARRA; encoded by the coding sequence GTGACGCGCATCGTGCTCGTCCGCCACGGCCGCACCGCGTGGAACGTGGAGCGGCGCGTGCAGGGATCCAGCGACATCCCGCTCGACGACACCGGCCGCGCGCAGGCCGCGACCGCGGGCGCGCTGCTCGCGGAGGGCGGCGCGGGATGGGATGCGGTGCACGCGAGCCCGCTGAGCCGCGCCTTCGAGACCGCGTCGATCATCGCGGAGCACCTCGCCCTCGGCGGTGCGCCCACGACGGGTCCGCTGCCGGAGCCTGCGCTGGCCGAGCGCCGCTACGGCCTCGCGGAGGGCCTGACCCACACGGAGATCGAGGCGCGCTTCCCGGACGGCGACGTGCCCGGCCGCGAGACCGTGGAGTCCGTCACCGAGCGCGCGGGAGCAGCGCTCCTCCGCCTCGCCGAGCGGCACCCCGGCGGGTCGATCATCGCCGTGTCGCACGGCGGCGTCATCGCGGCGCTCGCCCGCAGCCTCGACGCGTCGCTCGTCGGCCGCCCGGGTCCCATGATCGAGAACGGCTCGACGCACACGTTCGGCGTGGTCGACGGCGAGCTGTCGCTGCTGCGCTTCGGCGGCATCGCGGACCTCGGGTCGATCGCCGACCTCGACCCGGCCCGCCGGGCCTGA
- a CDS encoding type B 50S ribosomal protein L31 — protein sequence MKTDIHPKYAPVVFRDLASGATFLTRSTVSSSKTIVWEDGNEYAVIDVEISSESHPFYTGKQRIMDSAGRVEKFNSRYAGFGTKK from the coding sequence ATGAAGACCGATATCCACCCCAAGTACGCCCCCGTCGTCTTCCGCGACCTCGCCTCCGGCGCGACCTTCCTCACGCGCTCCACCGTGAGCAGCTCCAAGACCATCGTCTGGGAGGACGGCAACGAGTACGCCGTCATCGACGTCGAGATCTCGAGCGAGTCGCACCCGTTCTACACGGGCAAGCAGCGCATCATGGACTCCGCGGGCCGCGTCGAGAAGTTCAACTCGCGCTACGCGGGCTTCGGCACCAAGAAGTAG
- a CDS encoding Sir2 family NAD-dependent protein deacetylase — MSTALRDDPRPPAGSTIVEAVELMRGRRTAVLTGAGLSTDSGIPDYRGEGAPKRNPMTFQQFRSEGDDFRRRYWAGGHLGWKAFSSARPNDGHAALADLEAAGVVGGLVTQNVDGLHERAGSRRVVDLHGSLDRVLCLDCGQAYARSAIADRISAENPWLDQPDAVELNPDGDAQVHDVDRFRIPVCSVCGGMLKPDVVFFGELVPTERFREASAIVSDADVLLIAGSSLAVNSGIRLLEIARRSRMPIVILNRGTTKGDTRATVRLEGGTSEILRTIATELAS; from the coding sequence ATGAGCACCGCTCTCCGTGACGATCCCCGACCCCCCGCGGGGTCGACGATCGTCGAGGCGGTCGAGCTGATGCGCGGCCGCCGCACCGCCGTCCTCACGGGCGCCGGCCTCAGCACCGACTCGGGCATCCCCGACTACCGCGGCGAGGGCGCCCCGAAGCGCAACCCCATGACCTTCCAGCAGTTCCGCAGCGAGGGCGACGACTTCCGCCGCCGCTACTGGGCGGGCGGGCACCTCGGCTGGAAGGCCTTCAGCTCGGCCCGGCCCAACGACGGGCACGCGGCGCTCGCCGACCTCGAGGCCGCCGGCGTCGTGGGCGGTCTCGTCACGCAGAACGTGGACGGCCTGCACGAGCGCGCCGGATCCCGGCGGGTGGTCGACCTGCACGGCTCGCTCGACCGGGTCCTCTGCCTCGACTGCGGCCAGGCCTACGCGCGCTCCGCGATCGCCGACCGCATCAGCGCCGAGAACCCGTGGCTCGACCAGCCCGACGCGGTCGAGCTCAACCCGGACGGCGACGCGCAGGTGCACGACGTCGACCGGTTCCGCATCCCCGTCTGCAGCGTCTGCGGCGGCATGCTCAAGCCCGACGTGGTCTTCTTCGGCGAGCTCGTGCCCACCGAGCGGTTCCGCGAGGCGAGCGCCATCGTCTCGGACGCGGACGTGCTCCTCATCGCCGGGTCGTCCCTCGCGGTCAACTCCGGCATCCGCCTGCTGGAGATCGCGCGGAGGAGCCGCATGCCGATCGTGATCCTCAACCGCGGCACCACCAAGGGCGACACCCGGGCCACGGTGCGGCTCGAGGGCGGCACGAGCGAGATCCTCCGCACCATCGCGACGGAGCTCGCGTCGTGA
- a CDS encoding alpha/beta fold hydrolase, whose product MTVPSPYAAQLDRIPVVRRTLDLLGSRTAWWEYGPADAAQTLVVVHGFRGDHHGLEPVVAQLPGVRILSPDLPGFGDSTPLVDARHDIPGYSAWLRAFVDATGTGDATVLGHSFGSIVVAASLADGLPSPRAILVNPIAAPALEGPRGILTRLAVLYYRAAAVLPERAGFGLLRNRAIVRVMSEAMAKTHDRSLRRWINDQHDRFFSAFSDRRVVLEAFRASVSSDASTYAPRVAVPVLLVAAERDDITPVAAQHRLQRLFADARLEVIPRVGHLIHYETPREAAAAIRRFLDEGSAS is encoded by the coding sequence ATGACCGTCCCCTCGCCCTACGCCGCCCAGCTCGACCGCATCCCCGTGGTCCGCCGAACCCTCGACCTCCTCGGGAGCCGCACCGCCTGGTGGGAGTACGGGCCGGCCGACGCCGCGCAGACGCTCGTCGTCGTGCACGGGTTCCGCGGGGACCACCACGGGCTGGAGCCGGTCGTGGCGCAGCTGCCGGGCGTGCGGATCCTCTCGCCCGACCTGCCCGGCTTCGGGGACTCGACGCCGCTCGTCGACGCCCGGCACGACATCCCCGGCTACTCCGCGTGGCTGCGCGCGTTCGTCGACGCGACCGGCACGGGGGACGCCACCGTGCTCGGCCACTCGTTCGGGTCGATCGTGGTCGCGGCGTCGCTCGCGGACGGCCTGCCGAGCCCGCGCGCGATCCTCGTGAACCCCATCGCGGCGCCCGCGCTCGAGGGGCCGCGGGGGATCCTGACCCGGCTCGCCGTGCTCTACTACCGCGCCGCCGCCGTGCTGCCCGAGCGCGCGGGCTTCGGCCTGCTGCGCAACCGCGCCATCGTGCGCGTGATGAGCGAGGCGATGGCGAAGACGCACGACCGGTCGCTCCGCCGGTGGATCAACGACCAGCACGACCGGTTCTTCAGCGCCTTCAGCGACCGCCGCGTCGTGCTCGAGGCGTTCCGCGCGTCGGTGTCGTCGGATGCCAGCACGTACGCGCCGCGCGTCGCCGTCCCCGTGCTGCTCGTGGCGGCCGAGCGCGACGACATCACTCCCGTCGCCGCGCAGCACCGGCTGCAGAGGCTCTTCGCGGACGCGCGGCTCGAGGTGATCCCGCGGGTCGGGCACCTCATCCACTACGAGACGCCCCGGGAGGCGGCCGCTGCCATCCGCCGGTTCCTGGACGAGGGGAGCGCGTCGTGA
- the treS gene encoding maltose alpha-D-glucosyltransferase: MRRTVSFTAPITLPGLTLDKQWYKRSVFYEVMIRSFVDSNGDGTGDIQGLISKLDYLQWLGIDGLWLPPFFQSPLRDGGYDISDYMAVLPEFGTLDDFKELVTKSHERNMRIVIDLVMNHTSDQHEWFQQSRSDPEGPYGDFYVWSDTDEKYEDIRVIFVDTEESNWTFDPVRRQFFFHRFFSHQPDLNFDNPKVHEAIYGVIRHWLDMGVDGLRLDAIPYLYETEEGNGEGEPATHEFLKRLRAMVDEEYPGRILIAEANQWPREVSAFLGTEEEPECHMAFDFPIMPRIFYSLRSQTADELKRIMGETFDIPEGAAWGVFLRNHDELTLEMVSEEYRQAMYGWYAYDPRMRVNIGIRRRLAPLLDNSRAELELVHALLFSLPGSPFLYYGDEIGMGDNIWLPDRDASRTPMQWTPDRNAGFSTADPGKLYLPVVQSLVYNYAQINVESQLAQSRSLLRWVRNVIHVRKAHPVFGQGTITVLPTDHESVLAFVRSYEGSGTHFGDRAEDVLCVFSFAHNPVSVTIDASDFAGSQLYDLFGGGVFPTVGNDGRLTLTLATQSFYWLHMGAPTIGGRP; this comes from the coding sequence ATGAGGAGAACAGTGAGCTTCACCGCCCCCATCACCCTGCCCGGCCTCACCCTCGACAAGCAGTGGTACAAGCGCTCGGTCTTCTACGAGGTGATGATCCGCTCGTTCGTCGACTCGAACGGCGACGGCACGGGCGACATCCAGGGCCTCATCTCGAAGCTCGACTACCTGCAGTGGCTCGGCATCGACGGCCTGTGGCTCCCGCCCTTCTTCCAGTCGCCCCTCCGCGACGGCGGTTACGACATCAGCGACTACATGGCCGTGCTCCCCGAGTTCGGCACCCTCGACGACTTCAAGGAGCTCGTCACCAAGTCGCACGAGCGCAACATGCGCATCGTCATCGACCTCGTGATGAACCACACCTCCGACCAGCACGAGTGGTTCCAGCAGTCCCGGTCCGACCCGGAGGGCCCCTACGGCGACTTCTACGTCTGGAGCGACACCGACGAGAAGTACGAGGACATCCGCGTCATCTTCGTCGACACCGAGGAGTCCAACTGGACCTTCGACCCGGTGCGCCGCCAGTTCTTCTTCCACCGATTCTTCTCGCACCAGCCCGACCTTAACTTCGACAACCCGAAGGTGCACGAGGCGATCTACGGGGTCATCCGCCACTGGCTCGACATGGGCGTCGACGGCCTGCGCCTCGACGCGATCCCCTACCTCTACGAGACCGAGGAGGGCAACGGCGAGGGCGAGCCCGCCACGCACGAGTTCCTCAAGCGCCTGCGCGCGATGGTCGACGAGGAGTACCCGGGCCGCATCCTCATCGCCGAGGCCAACCAATGGCCCCGCGAGGTCTCCGCGTTCCTCGGCACCGAGGAGGAGCCCGAGTGCCACATGGCGTTCGACTTCCCGATCATGCCGCGCATCTTCTACTCCCTCCGCTCGCAGACCGCGGACGAGCTGAAGCGGATCATGGGCGAGACGTTCGATATCCCGGAGGGCGCCGCATGGGGCGTCTTCCTCCGCAACCACGACGAGCTCACGCTCGAGATGGTGAGCGAGGAGTACCGCCAGGCGATGTACGGCTGGTACGCCTACGACCCGCGGATGCGCGTCAACATCGGCATCCGGCGCCGCCTGGCCCCGCTCCTCGACAACTCGCGCGCCGAGCTCGAGCTCGTGCACGCGCTCCTGTTCTCCCTGCCCGGCAGCCCGTTCCTCTACTACGGCGACGAGATCGGCATGGGCGACAACATCTGGCTGCCGGACCGCGACGCCTCGCGCACGCCCATGCAGTGGACCCCCGACCGCAACGCCGGGTTCTCGACCGCCGACCCGGGCAAGCTCTACCTCCCCGTCGTGCAGTCGCTCGTCTACAACTACGCGCAGATCAACGTGGAGTCGCAGCTGGCGCAGTCGCGCTCGCTGCTGCGCTGGGTGCGGAACGTGATCCACGTCCGCAAGGCCCACCCGGTCTTCGGCCAGGGCACCATCACGGTCCTGCCGACCGACCACGAGAGCGTCCTCGCCTTCGTGCGCTCCTACGAGGGCAGCGGCACGCACTTCGGCGACCGCGCGGAGGACGTGCTGTGCGTGTTCTCGTTCGCGCACAACCCGGTCTCGGTCACGATCGACGCGTCCGACTTCGCGGGATCCCAGCTGTACGACCTCTTCGGCGGCGGCGTCTTCCCGACGGTCGGCAACGACGGACGCCTCACGCTGACGCTCGCGACGCAGAGCTTCTACTGGCTGCACATGGGTGCGCCCACCATCGGCGGTCGCCCGTAG
- a CDS encoding glycosyltransferase family 4 protein → MRLVFDCRYTRIGRHDGISRYGAELVARLGSRFDVTMLISDHRQLALLPDLPWQLVSSPTGPREPWVARRVSRMRPDVVYSPMQTMGSRGRTYPLVLTLHDLIYYRHRRPPRDLPAPVRAIWRAFHLAWWPQRLLLDRADAIVTVSETTRGLIRAHRLTTRPVVVVPNAAELAAAPDGRPDGPRDAPAERTLVYMGSYMPYKNVETLVRAADDLPDHELHLMSRIGPAERERLEAIADGARLVFRDGASDAEYASTLRRAMALLTASRDEGFGIPVIEAMSVGLPVVVSDIPIFREIGGDAAVYVDPDDAEGFAAAVRALEDPQEWRRRSAACIARAVEYDWDRSAEALGDLLEQVARTGRRGA, encoded by the coding sequence GTGAGGCTCGTGTTCGACTGCCGGTACACCCGCATCGGCCGGCACGACGGGATCAGCCGCTACGGCGCCGAGCTGGTCGCCCGGCTGGGCTCGCGCTTCGACGTGACCATGCTCATCAGCGACCACCGCCAGCTCGCGCTCCTGCCGGACCTGCCGTGGCAGCTGGTCAGCTCGCCGACCGGGCCCCGCGAGCCCTGGGTCGCGCGACGCGTCTCGCGCATGCGGCCCGACGTCGTCTACAGCCCCATGCAGACCATGGGCTCGCGGGGGCGCACCTACCCGCTCGTGCTCACGCTGCACGACCTCATCTACTACCGGCACCGGCGTCCGCCGCGCGACCTGCCCGCGCCCGTGCGCGCGATCTGGCGGGCGTTCCACCTCGCGTGGTGGCCGCAGCGGCTGCTGCTCGACCGGGCCGACGCGATCGTGACCGTGAGCGAGACGACGCGCGGCCTGATCCGCGCGCACCGGCTGACCACGCGGCCCGTGGTCGTCGTGCCGAACGCGGCGGAGCTCGCGGCGGCGCCCGACGGTCGCCCGGACGGTCCGCGCGACGCGCCCGCCGAGCGGACCCTCGTCTACATGGGCTCGTACATGCCGTACAAGAACGTCGAGACCCTCGTGCGCGCGGCCGACGACCTGCCCGACCACGAGCTGCACCTCATGAGCCGCATCGGGCCCGCCGAGCGCGAGCGCCTGGAGGCGATCGCGGACGGGGCGCGGCTCGTGTTCCGCGACGGGGCGAGCGACGCCGAGTACGCGTCCACCCTCCGCCGCGCGATGGCGCTCCTAACCGCGTCGCGCGACGAGGGCTTCGGGATCCCCGTGATCGAGGCGATGAGCGTCGGCCTCCCCGTGGTGGTCAGCGACATCCCGATCTTCCGCGAGATCGGCGGCGACGCGGCCGTGTACGTGGACCCGGACGACGCCGAGGGGTTCGCCGCGGCCGTGCGCGCGCTGGAGGACCCGCAGGAGTGGCGGCGGCGGTCGGCGGCGTGCATCGCCCGCGCCGTCGAGTACGACTGGGACCGGTCGGCCGAGGCGCTCGGCGACCTCCTCGAGCAGGTCGCCCGCACGGGGCGTCGCGGGGCCTGA
- a CDS encoding TrmH family RNA methyltransferase yields the protein MHIHRIEDLSSPGLEDYSRLTDVALRRVSEPAGGLYIAESTKVMGRALAAGHVPRSVLVQEQWLDDVAPLLEGFPDVPVFVGAAAVLERLTGYNLHRGALAAMHRPPLPAVADVLRDARRVVVLEDIVDHTNVGAIFRAVAGIGADAVLITPRCADPLYRRSVRVSMGTVLQVPWTRLPEWSEAAPLLHEAGFHLAALALEDDAVTLDAFAADAPERIALVLGTEGDGLSRHALRHADSTVVIPMLHGVDSLNVAAASAVALYALRVPA from the coding sequence GTGCACATCCACCGCATCGAGGACCTCTCCTCTCCGGGCCTCGAGGACTACTCGCGGCTCACCGACGTGGCCCTCCGTCGTGTGAGCGAGCCCGCGGGCGGCCTCTACATCGCCGAGTCGACCAAGGTCATGGGCCGCGCGCTCGCCGCGGGGCACGTGCCGCGCTCGGTGCTCGTGCAGGAGCAGTGGCTCGACGACGTCGCGCCGCTCCTCGAGGGCTTCCCCGACGTGCCCGTCTTCGTCGGCGCGGCCGCCGTGCTCGAGCGGCTCACCGGCTACAACCTGCACCGCGGAGCGCTCGCGGCCATGCACCGTCCGCCGCTGCCCGCGGTCGCCGACGTCCTGCGGGACGCGCGCCGGGTGGTCGTGCTGGAGGACATCGTCGACCACACGAACGTCGGCGCGATCTTCCGCGCGGTGGCGGGCATCGGCGCCGACGCCGTGCTGATCACCCCGCGCTGCGCCGACCCGCTCTACCGGCGGAGCGTGCGCGTCAGCATGGGCACCGTGCTGCAGGTGCCGTGGACCCGTCTGCCCGAGTGGTCGGAGGCGGCGCCGCTCCTGCACGAGGCCGGCTTCCACCTCGCCGCGCTCGCCCTGGAGGACGATGCGGTCACCCTCGACGCCTTCGCGGCGGATGCGCCCGAGCGGATCGCGCTCGTGCTCGGCACCGAGGGCGACGGCCTCAGCCGCCACGCGCTCCGCCACGCGGACTCGACCGTCGTGATCCCCATGCTGCACGGCGTCGACTCGCTCAACGTGGCCGCGGCGAGCGCCGTCGCGCTCTACGCGCTGCGGGTCCCCGCGTGA